Proteins co-encoded in one Arthrobacter globiformis genomic window:
- the trxB gene encoding thioredoxin-disulfide reductase encodes MSTAENSASEVRDVIIVGSGPAGYTAAVYTARANLKPLLLAGSVTAGGELMNTTDVENYPGFPEGIMGPDLMENFEKQAARFGTEIQFEDVTALDLDGDIKTVTIATGETFRARAIILSTGSAYRELGLANEKRLSGHGVSWCATCDGFFFKDQDIAVIGGGDSAMEEALFLTKFAKSVTVVHRRDTLKASKIMGDRAQAHEKISFVWNTAVEDVLGGDKVTGLKLKNLVDGTESELAVTGVFVAIGNDPRTELIKDSLEITDAGTIAVEGRSSRTSIKGVFAAGDVVDPTYRQAITASGSGCVAAIDVEHYLADLHA; translated from the coding sequence GTGAGCACCGCAGAAAACAGCGCGTCAGAAGTACGTGATGTCATCATCGTCGGCTCCGGCCCCGCAGGTTACACGGCCGCCGTGTACACGGCCCGCGCCAACCTGAAGCCGCTGCTGCTGGCTGGCTCCGTTACCGCGGGCGGTGAGCTCATGAACACCACGGATGTCGAGAACTACCCGGGCTTCCCGGAGGGCATCATGGGTCCGGACCTGATGGAGAACTTCGAAAAGCAGGCTGCCCGCTTCGGCACCGAGATCCAGTTCGAGGACGTCACAGCCTTGGATCTCGACGGCGACATCAAGACGGTCACGATCGCAACGGGGGAGACCTTCCGCGCCCGCGCCATCATTCTTTCCACCGGCTCGGCGTATCGTGAACTCGGCCTGGCCAACGAAAAGCGGCTCTCGGGCCACGGTGTCAGCTGGTGTGCAACCTGCGACGGTTTCTTCTTCAAGGACCAGGACATCGCAGTGATCGGCGGCGGCGACTCTGCCATGGAGGAAGCACTCTTCCTCACCAAGTTCGCCAAGTCCGTGACCGTGGTGCACCGCCGCGACACGCTGAAGGCGTCCAAAATCATGGGTGACCGCGCGCAGGCCCACGAGAAGATCAGCTTCGTGTGGAACACCGCCGTCGAGGACGTCCTCGGCGGAGACAAAGTCACCGGCCTGAAGCTGAAGAACCTGGTCGACGGCACCGAGTCCGAGCTCGCCGTGACCGGCGTCTTCGTGGCGATAGGCAACGATCCGCGCACAGAGCTCATCAAGGACAGCCTCGAGATCACGGACGCCGGAACCATCGCCGTCGAGGGCCGCAGCTCCCGCACCAGCATCAAGGGAGTCTTCGCCGCCGGCGACGTCGTGGACCCGACCTACCGCCAGGCGATCACTGCATCAGGCTCCGGCTGTGTTGCAGCGATCGACGTCGAGCACTACCTCGCAGACCTTCACGCCTGA
- the trxA gene encoding thioredoxin → MSNAKDVTDASFSTDVLAADKPVIVDFWAEWCGPCRKLGPILDEISVEYGEKVNVVKVNVDDNPAIAAEYGITSIPAVYLFQGGEVKSTVIGAKPKQFFEKEFADVLS, encoded by the coding sequence ATGAGCAACGCAAAAGACGTAACTGACGCGAGCTTCAGCACTGATGTACTCGCCGCTGACAAGCCGGTAATCGTTGACTTCTGGGCCGAATGGTGCGGTCCGTGCCGGAAACTGGGTCCCATCCTGGATGAGATCTCGGTGGAGTACGGCGAGAAGGTCAATGTCGTCAAGGTGAACGTCGATGACAACCCGGCCATCGCCGCGGAGTACGGCATCACCTCCATTCCCGCCGTGTACCTGTTCCAGGGCGGCGAAGTGAAGAGCACAGTCATCGGTGCCAAGCCGAAGCAGTTCTTCGAGAAGGAATTCGCGGACGTTCTGTCCTAA